The genomic region GGGGGAGGTCGAGCGCCCGCGCCATCGCGAACACCTGGGTCTTGTAGAGGTCGCCGAGGGGGTTGAGGGCGTGGGCCATGTCGCCGTGGATGGTCCCGTAGCCGAGCAGCAGCTCGGTCTTGTTCGAGGTGCCGATCACCAGCGCCCGGTGGGCCCACGACATGTCGTAGAGGATGCTCATCCGCTCCCGGGCCATCTTGTTGCCGCGGCGGCCGCGGTCGGCGTCGGGGAAGCGGTCGAAGTAGGCGTCGACCTGGGGGGAGATGTCCGCCACCACCGGCTCGGCGAGGCCCAGCCGGGTGGCAACGGTGCGGGCGTCGGCCTCGGACTCGGGGCTGCTGGAGCGGTAGGGCATGATCACCGGCAGGACGTTCTCGGGCCCCAGGGCGCGGGCGGCGAGCGCCGCCACCAGGGCGGAGTCGACGCCCCCGCTCAGGCCGAGGACGACCCTTTCGAACCCGACCTTGCCGACCTCGTCACGGATGAATCCCAGGAGGATCTCGGTGACGACGTCG from Candidatus Dormiibacterota bacterium harbors:
- the nadE gene encoding NAD(+) synthase, which gives rise to MSQTVSAADALSIDTDVVTEILLGFIRDEVGKVGFERVVLGLSGGVDSALVAALAARALGPENVLPVIMPYRSSSPESEADARTVATRLGLAEPVVADISPQVDAYFDRFPDADRGRRGNKMARERMSILYDMSWAHRALVIGTSNKTELLLGYGTIHGDMAHALNPLGDLYKTQVFAMARALDLP